From a single Phalacrocorax aristotelis chromosome 1, bGulAri2.1, whole genome shotgun sequence genomic region:
- the DRAM1 gene encoding DNA damage-regulated autophagy modulator protein 1: MPRAGQPPAMLCCMPGVAFVPALLVSWSSAAFIISYVIAVLAGHVEPLVPYISDTGTKPPESGIFGFMINISALLGVITMYIRYLLIEKQNESSHFVRSSCNVFSLCIGLMGCIGMCIVATFQELSVPSVHDIGALVAFGSGVVYITLQSIISYKSCPQWNTYFVCHIRMAISVISCIAFIPMIVFASQISMTKIDWTPGEKDYTYHFVSAVCEWTVAFGFIFFFLTFIRDFQRVSLRISTELHEDS, translated from the exons atgcccagggcagggcagccgcCGGCGATGCTGTGCTGCATGCCCGGCGTGGCTTTCGTCCCCGCTTTGCTCGTCAGCTGGTCCTCCGCCGCCTTCATCATTTCCTATGTGATCGCCGTGCTGGCGGGCCACGTCGAACCCCTCGTCCCCTACATCAG TGACACTGGAACTAAACCTCCAGAGAGTGGTATCTTTGGTTTTATGATTAATATTTCAGCACTTTTAG gtgtaATTACAATGTACATCAGGTATTTATTAATAGAGAAGCAAAATGAGTCATCGCACTTTGTTAGGTCTTCGTGCAACGTGTTTTCATTGTGTATTGGATTGATGGGCTGTATTGGAATGTGCATAGTTGCAACTTTTCAG GAGCTGTCTGTTCCCAGTGTCCATGACATAGGAGCTTTGGTGGCATTTGGCTCCGGTGTTGTATACATTACACTTCAGTCTATAATCTCTTACAAATCCTGTCCACAATGGAACACTTACTTTGTGTGTCACATAAGGATGGCCATATCTGTAATATCATGCATTGCTTTCATTCCCA TGATTGTGTTTGCTTCACAAATTTCCATGACAAAAATTGATTGGACTCCAGGTGAAAAG GATTATACTTACCATTTTGTGAGTGCAGTCTGTGAATGGACAGTGGCCTTTGGTTTTATCTTCTTCTTTTTAACATTCATTAGAGATTTTCAG agagTTTCTTTAAGGATATCAACAGAACTACACGAAGACTCCTga